The sequence CTGACGGGGTAGTTCAGCCTCGCCCGGGGGTCCCCCCGACGGAGTCTGGGGGAGTTTGAGGCGCGGGGGCTCGGGGGCAGAGCCCCCGCAACGGCGCCGCACCTTACGACGCCGGCGCAGCCAAAACGGGTTCAGTCCTGCCCGTAACGCGGATCAACCGTCTCCGGCGAGAGCCCCAGCAGCTCCGCCACCTGCTCGACCACGATCTCGTGCACCAGCAGCGCTTTCTCGTCGCGCGTCTTCGTACGGATGTCCACCGGCCGCCGGAACACCACGATCCGGGCGGGCCGCCCCTCGCGGGACTCGTACAGGGCGCCCAGCGGCACCGCCTCGTCGTTCCAGCCGGCGTCCGGGCCGCCCGGCGGGCCCGGGACGTCCCCGATCAGGAACTCCACCTCGGCCAGCTGCGGCCAGCGCCGTTCCAGCCGCTCCACGGAGTCCCGTACGAGGTCCCCGAACAGCTCCGCCCGGCTCGCCGACAGCGGCACCTGCGGCGGCGCCACCGGCCCGCGCATCCCGCGCCCGTGCCGGTCCCGCCGACGCGGGCGCGGCTCGGCGGGGGCCCCGGTCGGGGGCTGGGCGGGACGGGGCGGCAGCGGGCTGTCGGTCACCCCCGCAGGGTAGCTCTCGGCACGACACGGGGGAGTGAGCGGTGGGAGCGT comes from Streptomyces sp. NBC_01408 and encodes:
- a CDS encoding metallopeptidase family protein; translation: MRGPVAPPQVPLSASRAELFGDLVRDSVERLERRWPQLAEVEFLIGDVPGPPGGPDAGWNDEAVPLGALYESREGRPARIVVFRRPVDIRTKTRDEKALLVHEIVVEQVAELLGLSPETVDPRYGQD